One window of Anaerolineales bacterium genomic DNA carries:
- a CDS encoding glycosyltransferase: MNSKPLFDEAGNEYQRTRMMQWDRNAVKRDAWKGMGGWYHKRLAECYKFLVSPKQRILEVGCGLGDLVASLEPSRGVGVDFSAEAISRAKERHPHLEFHQLDAHDLSGLEGEFDIIIFSDAINDLWDVQRALEQVRKFCVPHTRLVMNFYSHLWQLPLAIAQNLNLATPILSQNWLTVPDVTNLLNLAGFETIRNSNEILWPLPLGGFANRYLVRLWPFREFALSNFVIARPVPQPVKTNPSVSVVVAARNEEGNIKSIFERVPVMGSKTELIFVEGHSRDKTYETIEKEMPLHPRTSNLLFRQTGIGKADAIRLGFEKASGDILMILDADLTVPPEDLPRFYEAIVSRKGEFINGVRLVYPMEKEAMRTLNFIGNKFFSMAFSWLLGQSIKDTLCGTKVMWRKDYEDIAANRSYFGDFDPFGDFDLIFGAAKLNLKIVDLPIRYRERTYGTTNISRWKHGVLLLRMVSFAARRIKFV; encoded by the coding sequence ATGAATTCCAAACCCTTGTTCGACGAAGCCGGGAACGAATATCAGCGCACGCGCATGATGCAATGGGACAGGAACGCCGTCAAACGCGATGCCTGGAAAGGCATGGGCGGCTGGTATCACAAGCGCCTTGCTGAATGTTACAAGTTTCTTGTCAGTCCCAAACAGCGCATCCTGGAGGTCGGATGCGGACTTGGTGATCTGGTCGCAAGCCTTGAGCCATCGCGCGGCGTCGGCGTGGATTTTTCCGCCGAAGCCATTTCGCGGGCAAAGGAACGCCACCCGCATCTCGAGTTTCATCAACTCGACGCCCACGACCTTTCAGGCCTCGAAGGCGAATTCGATATCATCATCTTTTCCGACGCCATCAACGATCTTTGGGATGTCCAGCGCGCGCTCGAACAGGTCCGGAAGTTCTGCGTTCCACACACACGGCTGGTCATGAATTTTTACAGCCATCTCTGGCAGCTTCCGCTTGCCATCGCGCAAAACCTGAACCTTGCCACGCCCATTCTGAGTCAGAATTGGCTGACCGTTCCCGATGTGACCAACCTTTTGAACCTGGCGGGCTTCGAGACGATCCGCAATTCGAACGAGATCCTCTGGCCCCTGCCGCTCGGCGGATTTGCCAATCGTTATCTTGTGCGCCTCTGGCCCTTCCGCGAATTTGCCCTTTCCAATTTTGTGATCGCCCGCCCGGTGCCACAGCCGGTAAAAACAAATCCAAGCGTTTCGGTCGTCGTTGCGGCACGTAATGAAGAGGGCAATATCAAAAGTATTTTCGAGCGCGTGCCTGTAATGGGATCGAAGACCGAACTGATCTTCGTCGAAGGACACTCGCGAGACAAGACCTACGAGACCATCGAGAAGGAAATGCCGCTTCACCCCCGGACCTCGAACCTGCTCTTCCGACAAACGGGCATTGGCAAAGCTGATGCGATTCGTCTCGGCTTCGAAAAAGCCTCCGGCGACATTCTAATGATCCTCGACGCCGACCTGACCGTTCCTCCCGAAGACCTTCCGCGCTTTTACGAGGCCATTGTCTCGCGGAAGGGAGAGTTCATCAATGGGGTGAGGCTTGTCTACCCGATGGAAAAGGAGGCGATGCGCACCTTGAACTTCATCGGCAACAAGTTCTTCAGCATGGCGTTTTCGTGGTTATTGGGGCAGTCCATCAAGGATACGCTCTGCGGCACCAAGGTCATGTGGAGGAAAGATTACGAGGATATCGCCGCCAACCGTTCCTATTTCGGCGATTTCGACCCCTTTGGCGACTTCGACCTGATCTTCGGCGCGGCAAAACTCAACCTGAAGATCGTCGACCTGCCCATCCGTTACCGCGAGCGGACCTACGGCACGACCAACATCTCCCGCTGGAAGCACGGCGTCCTCCTGTTGAGGATGGTCTCCTTCGCAGCCAGGAGAATCAAATTTGTCTAA
- a CDS encoding class I SAM-dependent methyltransferase has protein sequence METTLRLLPYKEYKGVEKIYSVIFYYLPVFGAMYRRRVELCIEQCKGGDSILEVGFGSGLTFLNLNDMYKKIHGLDLTCDVNVVKGVFAPHGLFPDLRNGNVLEMPYEDGQFDTVLLISILEHLKPDELQQAFKEIHRVLKPGGQVVYGVPVERPFMVFMFRLLGYDIRQHHFSTERDVEHAAETMLRKISVKAMKSIPSFFGNVYEIGNFIKPV, from the coding sequence ATGGAAACAACACTTCGATTATTGCCATACAAGGAATACAAAGGCGTCGAGAAAATCTACTCTGTGATTTTCTATTACCTGCCCGTCTTCGGTGCGATGTATCGCCGCCGCGTGGAGTTGTGCATCGAACAATGCAAAGGCGGGGACAGCATCCTTGAGGTCGGATTCGGCAGTGGTCTGACTTTTCTTAACCTGAACGACATGTATAAAAAGATTCATGGGCTCGACCTGACCTGCGACGTGAATGTCGTAAAAGGGGTTTTTGCCCCTCATGGTCTTTTCCCGGACCTCCGTAATGGAAATGTGTTGGAAATGCCTTATGAGGACGGTCAGTTCGATACTGTCCTTTTGATCAGTATCCTTGAACACCTTAAACCGGACGAACTCCAGCAGGCGTTCAAAGAAATACATCGCGTCCTCAAACCGGGCGGACAGGTCGTATACGGCGTGCCAGTGGAGCGCCCTTTTATGGTCTTCATGTTCCGCCTGTTGGGATACGATATCCGCCAGCATCATTTCTCCACTGAAAGGGACGTGGAGCATGCTGCGGAAACAATGCTCCGGAAGATTTCCGTCAAGGCGATGAAGTCCATCCCCTCGTTTTTCGGGAATGTTTACGAAATCGGTAACTTCATCAAACCGGTATAG